A region of Leclercia adecarboxylata DNA encodes the following proteins:
- a CDS encoding Bug family tripartite tricarboxylate transporter substrate binding protein gives MKKQLLSTLAASVLLLSASVVQAQDAPSRTECIAPAKPGGGFDLTCKLIQVSLLETKAIEKPMRVTYMPGGVGAVAYNAIVAQRPAEAGTVVAFSGGSLLNLSQGKFGRYGVDDVRWLATVGTDYGMIAVRADSPWKSLQDLLTAMEKDPNSVVIGAGASIGSQDWMKAALLAQQAKVDPHKMRYVAFEGGGEPVTALMGNHVQAVSGDLSEMVPYLSGDKIRVLAVFSENRLPGQLANVPTAKEQGYNLVWPIIRGFFVGPKVTDAEYQWWVDAFNKLQQTEEFKKQRDLRGLFEFNLNGKQLDEYVKKQVNDYREQAKAFGLAK, from the coding sequence ATGAAAAAACAATTACTTTCTACCCTTGCTGCAAGCGTATTGCTGTTGAGTGCCTCTGTCGTCCAGGCGCAGGATGCCCCGTCCCGCACCGAATGTATCGCCCCGGCTAAACCAGGCGGCGGCTTTGATCTCACCTGCAAGCTGATTCAGGTCAGCCTGCTGGAGACGAAGGCTATCGAAAAACCGATGCGCGTCACCTACATGCCCGGCGGCGTGGGCGCGGTGGCCTATAACGCGATTGTCGCCCAGCGCCCTGCCGAAGCGGGCACCGTGGTGGCCTTTTCCGGCGGCTCGCTGCTGAACCTCTCCCAGGGCAAATTTGGCCGCTACGGTGTGGATGACGTGCGCTGGCTCGCCACCGTCGGCACCGATTACGGCATGATTGCCGTGCGGGCAGACTCCCCGTGGAAATCCCTTCAGGATCTGCTGACCGCCATGGAAAAAGATCCGAACAGCGTAGTGATTGGCGCGGGGGCATCGATCGGCAGCCAGGACTGGATGAAAGCCGCCCTGCTGGCGCAGCAGGCAAAAGTGGATCCACACAAGATGCGCTATGTGGCGTTTGAGGGCGGCGGCGAGCCCGTCACGGCGCTGATGGGCAATCACGTTCAGGCTGTCTCGGGCGATCTCAGTGAAATGGTGCCCTACCTGAGCGGCGATAAAATCCGCGTGCTGGCGGTCTTCTCGGAAAACCGTCTGCCGGGGCAGCTGGCGAACGTCCCGACCGCCAAAGAGCAGGGCTATAACCTGGTCTGGCCAATCATCCGCGGATTCTTCGTCGGGCCAAAAGTGACCGATGCCGAGTACCAGTGGTGGGTCGACGCGTTCAACAAACTTCAGCAGACCGAAGAGTTTAAGAAACAGCGCGATCTGCGCGGGCTGTTTGAGTTTAACCTCAACGGCAAGCAGCTGGATGAGTACGTTAAAAAACAGGTGAATGACTACCGCGAGCAGGCGAAAGCCTTTGGACTGGCGAAATAA
- the tctD gene encoding transcriptional regulator TctD: MRLLLAEDNRELAHWLEKALVQGGFAVDCVNDGRAADHLLQGESYAVAVLDIGMPGFDGLEVVHRLRKRGQTLPVLFLTARSNVADRVTGLNAGADDYLPKPFELEELDARLRALLRRSEGRTQERQRLGELEYDDEGFFLLRDEPLSLTPRELSLLKVLMHRRTRPVSRQQLFDQVFSLNDDVSPESIDLYIHRLRKKLSGSGVRVTTLRGLGYVLECGDEVG; encoded by the coding sequence ATGCGTCTCTTACTAGCGGAAGATAATCGTGAGCTGGCTCACTGGCTGGAGAAAGCGCTGGTGCAGGGTGGCTTCGCCGTGGACTGTGTTAACGACGGCCGGGCGGCCGACCATCTGTTGCAGGGTGAAAGCTATGCCGTCGCCGTCCTGGATATCGGCATGCCCGGTTTTGACGGGCTGGAGGTGGTCCATCGCCTGCGCAAGCGCGGCCAGACGCTTCCCGTGCTGTTTCTCACTGCCCGCAGCAACGTGGCGGACAGGGTGACAGGGTTGAATGCCGGGGCGGATGACTATCTGCCGAAGCCGTTCGAGCTGGAGGAGCTTGATGCCCGGCTGCGTGCCCTGCTGCGCAGAAGCGAAGGGCGGACTCAGGAGCGTCAGCGCCTGGGGGAGCTGGAGTACGACGATGAAGGCTTTTTTCTGCTGCGCGATGAGCCGCTCTCCCTGACGCCGCGCGAGCTCTCTCTGCTGAAAGTGTTGATGCATCGCCGGACCCGACCCGTCTCACGACAGCAGCTTTTCGACCAGGTGTTCAGCCTGAACGACGACGTCAGCCCGGAGAGTATCGACCTCTATATCCATCGCCTGCGCAAAAAGCTGAGCGGCAGCGGGGTGCGGGTAACCACCCTGCGCGGGCTTGGCTACGTGCTGGAGTGCGGCGATGAGGTGGGTTAA
- a CDS encoding tripartite tricarboxylate transporter permease, with amino-acid sequence MDTWIYLSQGFAVAMTPENLVIALIGCFVGTIVGLLPGLGPINGVAILLPLAFALHLPAESALILLATVYIGCEYGGRISSILLNVPGDAAAIMTALDGYPMAQQGRGGVALSISAVSSFFGSLIAIGGIILFAPALAQWSLAFGPAEYFALMVFAIACLGSMMAQNPLKSFLSALIGLGLATVGVDANTGVYRFTFDSVHLSDGVQFIVVVIGLFSVSEILLMLEHTSSGQTLVRKTGRMIFNAREGAQCIGATLRSSVIGFFVGILPGAGATIASAITYMTEKKLSGNSDSFGKGDIRGVAAPEAANNASACGSFIPMLTLGVPGSGTTAVMMGALTLYNITPGPAMFTEQPDIVWGLIAALLIANVMLLVMNIPLIGLFTRMLTIPLWFLVPAIAAVSAVGVYAVHSTTFDLVLMVLLGVLGYILRKMHFPMSPLILGFVLGEMLEQNLRRALSISNGNMAILWESSVTKILLAMAIMVIVVPPVLRLVRRRQRKPQPDIG; translated from the coding sequence ATGGATACCTGGATTTATCTCTCTCAGGGGTTCGCGGTAGCGATGACCCCGGAAAACCTGGTCATTGCCCTGATCGGCTGTTTCGTCGGGACCATTGTCGGCCTGCTGCCGGGCCTGGGGCCCATCAACGGCGTGGCGATCCTGCTGCCGCTGGCCTTTGCCCTGCACCTGCCCGCAGAGTCGGCGCTGATCCTGCTGGCGACGGTTTACATCGGCTGCGAGTACGGGGGGCGTATTTCGTCGATACTGCTTAACGTGCCCGGCGACGCTGCCGCCATCATGACCGCGCTGGACGGTTATCCGATGGCGCAGCAGGGACGCGGCGGGGTGGCGCTCTCCATTTCGGCGGTCAGCTCGTTCTTCGGGTCGCTGATTGCCATCGGCGGCATCATCCTGTTTGCTCCGGCGCTGGCCCAGTGGTCGCTGGCGTTTGGTCCGGCTGAATATTTTGCGCTGATGGTGTTCGCCATCGCCTGCCTCGGCAGCATGATGGCGCAGAATCCGCTGAAGTCGTTTTTATCCGCGCTGATTGGCTTAGGCTTAGCCACCGTCGGCGTGGATGCTAACACCGGGGTGTATCGCTTTACCTTCGACAGCGTTCACCTGTCCGACGGCGTGCAGTTTATCGTCGTGGTGATTGGCTTGTTCTCGGTCTCTGAAATTTTACTGATGCTGGAACATACCAGCAGCGGGCAGACGCTGGTCCGCAAAACCGGCCGCATGATTTTTAACGCCAGAGAGGGTGCGCAGTGTATCGGCGCCACCTTGCGTTCGTCGGTAATTGGTTTCTTCGTCGGCATTCTGCCCGGCGCGGGGGCGACCATCGCCAGTGCTATCACCTACATGACCGAGAAAAAGCTGAGCGGTAACAGCGACAGCTTCGGCAAAGGCGATATTCGCGGTGTGGCGGCGCCCGAAGCGGCAAACAACGCCTCGGCCTGCGGTTCGTTTATCCCGATGCTGACGCTCGGCGTGCCGGGTTCCGGTACCACGGCGGTGATGATGGGCGCGCTGACGCTCTATAACATCACCCCGGGTCCGGCGATGTTTACCGAGCAGCCGGATATTGTCTGGGGTCTGATTGCGGCGCTGCTGATCGCCAACGTGATGTTGCTGGTGATGAACATCCCGCTGATCGGCCTCTTCACCCGCATGCTGACCATTCCCCTGTGGTTCCTGGTGCCCGCCATTGCAGCCGTCTCTGCGGTTGGGGTCTACGCGGTGCACAGCACCACCTTCGACCTGGTGCTGATGGTGCTGCTCGGCGTGCTGGGGTACATCCTGCGCAAGATGCACTTCCCGATGTCGCCGCTGATCTTAGGGTTTGTGTTAGGGGAAATGCTGGAGCAGAACCTGCGCCGCGCCCTCTCCATCAGCAACGGCAATATGGCGATCCTGTGGGAAAGCAGCGTGACGAAGATCCTGCTGGCGATGGCGATTATGGTGATCGTGGTGCCGCCGGTTCTGCGTCTGGTGCGCCGCCGTCAGCGCAAGCCGCAGCCGGATATTGGTTGA
- a CDS encoding sensor histidine kinase yields MRWVKPQSLYFQLLLFLGLPLLLLWGLSAFNSYVSALQAATQAYDRTLLSSARTVSERLVVHDGRLEVNVPWVVLDSFELNMNDRLYYKVVAPDGRVISGYDDLPKMPPSTSRTTLYPALAWFYHTEYRGQAIRVAKLLQPVNEDGIVGMAEIYVAETLQSRRYLASSLLFSSWVSQGMLVLLTLILTAWLLRRVLRPMRQLSSLMVRREPGVLAPLPELLPWSETRLLIVAFNRYIDRLRGVLSRQERFNADASHQLKTPLAVLKTQVSVALTRDDPALWQESLRAMNVTLDNTIVLTERLLQLAAVKRKEQEEHPFAAVDLVQVVQNCCFSRLAQARSKAIDLGYDGEQQPVIIEGDEVLLGELCANLLENAIKYTPEQGMVTVYLRTHNGAVELSVEDSGPGIAEDLIPQAMLPFRRLDNVGDASGSGIGLALASDIARLHRSHLQLSRSETSGGLCVKMRFLLMA; encoded by the coding sequence ATGAGGTGGGTTAAGCCGCAGTCACTTTACTTTCAGCTGCTGCTTTTTCTGGGCCTGCCGTTGCTGCTGTTGTGGGGATTGTCCGCGTTTAACAGCTACGTCAGCGCACTGCAGGCGGCGACGCAGGCCTACGACCGCACCCTGCTATCCTCGGCGCGGACGGTCTCCGAGCGGCTGGTGGTTCATGACGGCAGGCTCGAGGTGAATGTGCCCTGGGTGGTGCTCGACAGCTTTGAGCTCAACATGAACGACCGGCTTTACTACAAGGTGGTCGCCCCCGACGGGCGGGTGATCTCCGGTTATGACGATCTGCCGAAGATGCCCCCTTCAACGTCGCGTACCACGCTCTACCCGGCGCTGGCCTGGTTTTATCATACCGAATACCGCGGGCAGGCGATCCGCGTGGCGAAACTGCTCCAGCCCGTCAACGAGGACGGTATTGTCGGCATGGCGGAGATCTATGTCGCCGAAACGCTACAGTCCCGTCGCTATCTCGCCAGCAGCTTGCTGTTCTCGTCATGGGTATCTCAGGGGATGCTGGTCCTGCTGACGCTGATTTTAACCGCCTGGCTGTTGCGCCGCGTGCTGCGCCCGATGCGCCAGCTTTCATCCCTGATGGTCCGGCGCGAACCGGGGGTGCTGGCCCCGCTGCCCGAGCTGCTGCCCTGGTCAGAAACCCGACTGCTGATCGTGGCCTTCAACCGCTATATTGACCGGCTACGCGGGGTGCTTTCGCGCCAGGAGCGCTTCAATGCCGATGCCTCTCACCAGCTCAAAACACCCTTAGCGGTGCTGAAAACCCAGGTCTCGGTTGCCCTGACGCGGGACGATCCGGCGCTGTGGCAGGAGAGCTTACGGGCGATGAACGTGACGCTGGATAACACCATCGTGCTGACCGAGCGCCTGTTACAGCTTGCGGCGGTGAAGCGTAAAGAGCAGGAGGAGCACCCGTTTGCCGCCGTCGATCTGGTGCAGGTGGTGCAGAATTGCTGCTTCTCCCGGCTGGCGCAGGCGCGCAGCAAAGCGATCGATCTGGGATACGACGGTGAGCAGCAGCCGGTGATAATCGAAGGAGATGAAGTTTTGCTGGGCGAGCTGTGCGCCAATCTGCTGGAAAATGCGATTAAATACACGCCGGAGCAGGGGATGGTGACGGTGTACCTGCGCACCCATAACGGCGCGGTTGAGCTGAGCGTGGAAGACAGCGGCCCGGGAATAGCCGAGGATCTGATCCCGCAGGCCATGCTGCCGTTTCGCCGTCTGGATAACGTGGGCGATGCCAGCGGATCGGGCATCGGTCTGGCGCTGGCGAGCGATATTGCCCGCCTGCACCGCAGCCATCTTCAGCTGTCGCGCAGCGAAACCTCTGGCGGGCTGTGCGTCAAAATGCGTTTTCTCCTGATGGCATAA
- the menE gene encoding o-succinylbenzoate--CoA ligase, producing MTFSDWPWRHWCAHKADRPALRLNDDVLTWHQLCARIDSLAAGFRHQGVEDGEGVMLLACNHPQTLLAWLALLQCGARILPVNPQLPGPLLDVLLPQMTLRHALVLDGAYDGIALLSLSEMPGEYAVPWQPERLASMTLTSGSTGLPKAAVHTCAAHLASAEGVLALMPYSDDDDWLLSLPLFHVSGQGILWRWLQAGARLTVREKQPLEQALQGCSHASLVPTQLWRLLNAQHQVALKAVLLGGAAISVELTEKAREQGIRTFCGYGLTEFASTVCAKAADGEPDVGAPLPGREVQVIDGEVWIRAQSMAAGYWRDGALLSLTNAQGWFATRDRGEWQNGRLTILGRMDNLFFSGGEGVQPEAVERIIATHPQISQVFIVPLDDAEFGQRPVAVVECEPGTDIARLPDWIRGRVARFEQPVHWLALPAELKNGGIKISRQALKQWVNALLRG from the coding sequence ATGACCTTTTCCGACTGGCCGTGGCGGCACTGGTGCGCGCATAAAGCCGATCGACCGGCGCTGCGGCTGAATGACGATGTGCTCACCTGGCATCAGCTCTGCGCGCGTATCGACAGCCTTGCCGCCGGGTTCCGGCATCAGGGTGTGGAGGACGGTGAGGGCGTCATGCTGCTCGCCTGTAACCACCCGCAGACGCTGCTGGCCTGGCTGGCGCTGCTCCAGTGCGGGGCGCGCATTCTGCCTGTGAATCCCCAGCTTCCGGGACCGCTGCTGGACGTGCTGCTTCCGCAGATGACGCTGCGCCATGCGCTGGTGCTGGACGGCGCCTATGACGGCATCGCTTTACTTAGCCTCTCAGAGATGCCGGGTGAATATGCTGTCCCCTGGCAGCCGGAACGTCTGGCCTCCATGACGCTCACCTCCGGCTCGACGGGTTTGCCGAAAGCGGCGGTGCACACCTGTGCGGCGCATCTTGCCAGCGCAGAAGGGGTTCTGGCGCTGATGCCCTACAGCGATGATGACGACTGGCTGCTCTCCCTGCCGCTGTTCCACGTTTCTGGCCAGGGCATTTTGTGGCGCTGGCTGCAGGCTGGCGCGCGGTTAACCGTACGTGAAAAACAGCCGCTGGAGCAGGCGCTGCAGGGCTGCTCCCATGCTTCTCTGGTGCCGACCCAGCTCTGGCGTCTGCTTAATGCTCAGCATCAGGTTGCGCTGAAAGCCGTCCTGCTCGGCGGGGCGGCAATTTCTGTCGAATTAACGGAGAAGGCGCGTGAGCAGGGTATTCGCACTTTCTGCGGTTATGGTCTGACGGAGTTCGCCTCAACCGTCTGTGCGAAAGCGGCGGACGGCGAGCCGGACGTTGGCGCTCCGCTGCCCGGCAGGGAGGTGCAGGTTATTGACGGTGAGGTCTGGATCAGAGCGCAAAGTATGGCGGCAGGCTACTGGCGGGACGGGGCGTTACTCTCCCTGACGAATGCTCAGGGCTGGTTTGCCACCCGCGATCGCGGGGAGTGGCAAAACGGGCGCCTGACCATTTTAGGCCGCATGGATAATCTCTTTTTCAGCGGGGGAGAGGGGGTTCAGCCGGAAGCCGTTGAGCGGATCATCGCCACGCATCCGCAGATAAGCCAGGTGTTTATCGTTCCGCTGGACGACGCCGAGTTCGGGCAGCGTCCGGTCGCGGTGGTGGAGTGTGAGCCGGGAACCGATATTGCCCGCCTCCCTGACTGGATCCGGGGCAGGGTGGCGCGCTTTGAACAGCCGGTACACTGGCTGGCATTGCCCGCTGAGCTAAAAAATGGCGGGATTAAAATCTCCCGCCAGGCGTTAAAACAGTGGGTCAATGCCCTGCTGAGAGGCTAA
- the menC gene encoding o-succinylbenzoate synthase, with amino-acid sequence MRSVQIYRWQIPMDAGVVLRERRLKTRDGLFVYLQHDGREGWGEISPLPGFSRESLEDAEAALRAWCIAWRDGEEPRLPGVASVDFGISCALAELAGLLPDAANYRAAPLCTGDPDELFAVLAAMPGEKVAKIKVGLYEAVRDGMVANLLLEAIPDLRLRLDANRAWTPLKAQQFAKYVNPAYRDRIAFLEEPCKTRADSLAFARETGIAIAWDESLREDDFEFAAEPGVRAVVIKPTLTGSLAKVHEQVKAAHALGMTAVISSSIESSLGLSQLARIAAQYTPDTLPGLDTLNLMQAQLLRTWPGNALPCLGREALEPLL; translated from the coding sequence ATGCGTAGCGTGCAGATCTACCGCTGGCAGATACCGATGGACGCGGGTGTGGTACTGCGCGAGCGGCGGTTAAAAACCCGCGACGGTCTGTTCGTTTATCTGCAGCACGACGGACGGGAAGGGTGGGGAGAGATCTCCCCCCTACCGGGCTTCAGCCGTGAGTCGCTGGAAGACGCAGAAGCTGCCCTGCGGGCCTGGTGCATAGCCTGGCGTGACGGCGAAGAGCCGCGGCTGCCGGGCGTGGCGTCGGTGGATTTTGGCATCAGCTGTGCGCTGGCCGAGCTGGCTGGCCTTTTACCTGATGCGGCCAACTACCGCGCGGCACCGCTCTGTACCGGCGATCCCGATGAGCTGTTTGCTGTTCTCGCCGCGATGCCGGGCGAGAAAGTAGCGAAGATCAAGGTCGGCCTGTATGAAGCGGTGCGTGACGGCATGGTGGCGAACCTGCTGCTGGAGGCCATCCCGGATCTGCGCCTGCGCCTTGATGCTAACCGGGCCTGGACCCCGCTGAAGGCGCAGCAGTTTGCGAAGTACGTTAACCCTGCGTACCGGGATCGGATTGCCTTTCTGGAAGAGCCCTGCAAAACCCGCGCGGACTCGCTGGCATTTGCCCGTGAGACCGGGATCGCCATCGCCTGGGATGAAAGCCTGCGCGAGGACGATTTTGAATTCGCGGCCGAGCCGGGCGTCAGGGCAGTGGTGATCAAGCCCACGCTCACCGGCAGCCTCGCGAAGGTGCACGAGCAGGTAAAAGCGGCGCATGCCCTGGGGATGACGGCGGTGATCAGCTCGTCCATTGAGTCGAGCCTCGGTCTGTCCCAGCTGGCGCGCATTGCCGCGCAGTACACGCCGGATACCCTTCCTGGCCTGGACACCCTGAACCTGATGCAGGCGCAGCTGCTGCGCACCTGGCCGGGCAATGCCTTGCCATGTCTGGGCCGCGAGGCGCTGGAGCCGCTGCTATGA
- the menB gene encoding 1,4-dihydroxy-2-naphthoyl-CoA synthase — MIYPDENMLYAPVEWQDCSEGYTDIRYHKSADGIAKITINRPEVRNAFRPLTVKEMIQALADARYDDNIGAIVLTGEGEKAFCSGGDQKVRGDYGGYQDDAGTHHLNVLDFQRQIRTCPKPVVAMVAGYSIGGGHVLHMMCDLTIAAENAIFGQTGPKVGSFDGGWGASYMARIVGQKKAREIWFLCRQYNAQEALDMGLVNTVVPIADLEKETVRWCREMLQNSPMALRCLKAALNADCDGQAGLQELAGNATMLFYMTEEGQEGRNAFNEKRQPDFSKYKRNP, encoded by the coding sequence ATGATCTACCCTGATGAAAACATGCTCTACGCACCGGTGGAATGGCAGGACTGCTCCGAAGGCTATACCGACATTCGCTACCACAAATCGGCGGACGGCATCGCTAAAATCACCATCAACCGTCCGGAAGTGCGCAACGCGTTTCGCCCGTTAACCGTCAAAGAGATGATCCAGGCCCTGGCGGATGCCCGTTATGACGACAACATCGGCGCGATCGTCCTGACCGGGGAAGGTGAGAAGGCGTTCTGCTCCGGTGGCGATCAGAAAGTGCGCGGCGACTACGGCGGATACCAGGACGATGCGGGCACGCACCACCTAAACGTGCTCGACTTCCAGCGCCAGATCCGCACCTGCCCGAAACCGGTTGTCGCGATGGTGGCGGGTTACTCCATTGGCGGTGGTCACGTCCTGCATATGATGTGCGACCTGACGATTGCCGCCGAGAACGCCATTTTCGGCCAGACCGGCCCGAAAGTCGGCTCCTTCGACGGCGGCTGGGGCGCGTCTTACATGGCCCGCATCGTCGGTCAGAAAAAAGCGCGTGAAATCTGGTTCCTGTGTCGCCAGTACAACGCCCAGGAAGCGCTGGATATGGGCCTGGTGAACACCGTGGTACCCATTGCCGACCTCGAAAAAGAGACCGTGCGCTGGTGTCGTGAAATGCTGCAAAACAGCCCGATGGCGCTGCGCTGCCTGAAGGCGGCCCTGAACGCCGACTGCGACGGTCAGGCCGGGCTGCAGGAGCTGGCGGGCAATGCCACCATGCTGTTCTACATGACCGAAGAGGGCCAGGAAGGACGTAACGCCTTCAACGAGAAGCGCCAGCCGGACTTCAGCAAATACAAACGGAATCCGTAA
- a CDS encoding nicotinamide mononucleotide deamidase-related protein YfaY, giving the protein MINVEMLSTGDEVLHGQITDTNAAWLADIFFEQGLPLTRRNTVGDSLEALVNVLRERSEHADVLIVNGGLGPTSDDLSALAAATAKGEELVLHTEWLSHMERFFSDRGRVMAPSNRKQAEIPASAELVDNPVGTACGFAIQLNRCLMFFTPGVPSEFKVMVEQEILPRLRARFTLPEPPICLRLTTFGRSESDLAQSLDHLALPPGVTMGYRSSMPIIELKLTGPATEKAAMLALWPEVQRVAGENLIFEGTEGLPAQIVRELQARQLGLTLSEQFTGGLLALQLSRANASLLASEVVPSQEETLAQTAHWAAERRVNHFAGLALAISGLEEEHLNFALSTPEGTHGLRVKMSATRYSLAVRQEVCAMMALNMLRRWLNGKPVASEHGWINVVESLFLP; this is encoded by the coding sequence ATGATAAACGTGGAGATGCTGTCCACTGGCGATGAAGTGCTGCATGGACAAATTACCGATACCAATGCGGCCTGGCTGGCTGATATTTTCTTTGAACAGGGATTGCCGTTAACGCGGCGTAATACGGTGGGTGACTCGCTTGAGGCACTGGTTAACGTTTTGCGCGAGCGCAGCGAACACGCCGACGTGCTGATTGTGAATGGCGGGCTCGGCCCCACCAGCGACGATCTGAGCGCGCTGGCCGCCGCCACGGCAAAAGGCGAAGAGCTGGTGCTGCACACCGAGTGGCTCAGCCATATGGAACGTTTCTTCAGCGACCGCGGCAGGGTGATGGCGCCCAGCAACCGCAAGCAGGCCGAAATCCCGGCCAGCGCGGAGCTGGTGGATAACCCGGTTGGCACCGCATGCGGCTTTGCTATTCAGCTTAACCGCTGTCTGATGTTCTTCACCCCCGGCGTGCCCTCCGAATTTAAGGTGATGGTCGAACAGGAGATCCTGCCGCGACTGCGGGCCCGTTTTACCCTTCCTGAACCGCCGATTTGCCTGCGTCTTACTACCTTTGGCCGCTCCGAAAGCGATCTGGCCCAGAGCCTCGATCATCTCGCTTTACCGCCGGGCGTCACGATGGGGTATCGCTCTTCGATGCCGATTATCGAACTGAAACTCACCGGCCCGGCGACGGAAAAAGCCGCGATGCTGGCGCTGTGGCCAGAAGTTCAGCGCGTCGCGGGTGAGAATCTGATTTTTGAAGGTACCGAGGGGTTACCGGCGCAGATCGTTCGTGAACTGCAGGCCCGTCAGCTAGGCCTGACCCTGAGCGAGCAGTTCACCGGCGGGCTTCTGGCTCTGCAGTTATCCCGCGCCAACGCCTCGCTGCTGGCAAGCGAAGTGGTGCCTTCTCAGGAAGAGACCCTGGCGCAAACCGCGCACTGGGCCGCCGAACGTCGGGTGAACCACTTCGCCGGGCTGGCGCTGGCGATCTCCGGGCTGGAAGAGGAGCATCTTAACTTTGCCCTTTCTACTCCCGAAGGCACCCACGGCCTGCGCGTCAAAATGAGCGCCACGCGCTACAGCCTGGCGGTACGTCAGGAGGTCTGTGCGATGATGGCGCTGAATATGCTGCGTCGCTGGCTGAACGGCAAACCGGTTGCCAGCGAGCATGGCTGGATCAACGTGGTTGAGTCGCTGTTCCTGCCGTAA
- a CDS encoding tripartite tricarboxylate transporter TctB family protein translates to MSDRIFAGIWLLLCIGGLFVAWQIHSEYSYEPVGPRPFPMGIVGLMLLCSVALLLRQPDDVQWPLRRTLQRLLVMVIVLLTYAWGFEWLGFPIATALLTMVIGMLFNASLPAAGISGVVLGILLWYAFDRLLDVTLPLGAWFN, encoded by the coding sequence ATGAGCGATCGTATTTTTGCCGGGATCTGGCTGCTGCTCTGCATTGGCGGGCTGTTCGTCGCCTGGCAGATCCACAGCGAATACAGCTATGAACCCGTGGGGCCTCGCCCTTTCCCGATGGGCATTGTCGGCCTGATGCTGCTCTGCTCCGTCGCCCTGCTGCTGCGACAGCCGGATGACGTGCAGTGGCCGCTACGCCGCACCCTGCAACGTCTGCTGGTGATGGTGATTGTTCTGTTGACCTACGCGTGGGGCTTTGAGTGGCTCGGCTTCCCGATTGCCACCGCCCTGCTGACGATGGTGATTGGCATGCTGTTTAACGCCTCGCTGCCTGCGGCGGGGATCTCCGGGGTCGTGCTGGGCATTTTACTCTGGTACGCCTTCGACCGCCTGCTGGACGTGACGTTGCCCCTCGGCGCCTGGTTTAACTAA
- a CDS encoding YfaZ family outer membrane protein, whose product MKKVALLGLSGLMFVSAAANAISFNGSAGEDYTHLGFGLGTDSAGLAMTGGWTHNDDDGDAASLGLGFNIPLGPFLATVGGKGIYTNPNDGDEGYAAAVGGGLQWKIGDSFGLFGEYYYSPDSLSSGIDSYEEANAGARWTIMRPITIEAGYRYLNLAGKDGNRDNAIADGPYVGVSAGF is encoded by the coding sequence ATGAAAAAAGTGGCATTACTGGGCTTAAGCGGCCTGATGTTTGTATCTGCGGCGGCTAACGCTATCTCCTTTAACGGCTCGGCGGGCGAGGACTATACCCACCTGGGCTTTGGTCTTGGCACGGATAGCGCAGGTCTGGCGATGACCGGCGGCTGGACGCATAACGATGACGACGGCGATGCGGCAAGCCTGGGGCTGGGGTTCAATATCCCTCTTGGTCCATTCCTCGCAACCGTCGGCGGTAAAGGCATTTACACCAACCCGAACGACGGCGACGAAGGCTACGCGGCAGCGGTCGGCGGCGGCCTGCAGTGGAAAATTGGCGACAGCTTTGGGCTGTTCGGCGAGTACTACTACTCTCCGGACTCCCTCTCCAGCGGTATCGACAGCTATGAAGAAGCCAACGCCGGTGCGCGCTGGACCATTATGCGTCCGATTACCATTGAAGCGGGCTACCGCTACCTGAACCTGGCGGGCAAAGATGGCAACCGCGACAACGCCATTGCTGATGGCCCGTACGTGGGCGTGAGCGCAGGCTTCTGA